The following coding sequences are from one Gadus macrocephalus chromosome 3, ASM3116895v1 window:
- the grk4 gene encoding G protein-coupled receptor kinase 4 isoform X1, with the protein MYFSRFLQWKWLERQPVTKNTFRHYRVLGKGGFGEVCACQVRATGKMYACKKLEKKRVKKRKGEAMALNEKRILEKVNSSFVVSLAYAYETKDALCLVLTIMNGGDLKFHIYNMGNSGFDEQRAIFYAAEICCGLEDLHRERIVYRDLKPENILLDDRGHIRISDLGLAVQIPDGETIRGRVGTVGYMAPEVIQNESYTFSPDWWGLGCLVFEMIQGQSPFRKRKERVKREEVDRRVREDQEEYSDKFSEEAKDICRQLLAKDPKERLGCQGRGAVEVKQHPILRNINFKRLEANMLDPPFSPDPRAVYCKDVLDIEQFSTVKGVNIDPTDDDFYHKFVTGSVSIPWQNEMIEMECFKEINVYETDGTLCSDLDVNQPDPPPKRGFFYRLFRRQASAGAPAASVREGGG; encoded by the exons ATGTACTTCTCCCGCTTTCTGCAGTGGAAGTGGCTGGAGAG gcaaCCAGTAACCAAAAATACCTTCAGACATTACAGAGTACTAGGAAAAGGTGGATTTGGCGAG GTGTGTGCCTGTCAGGTGCGGGCCACCGGTAAGATGTACGCCTGTAAAAAGCTGGAAAAGAAACGcgtgaagaaaagaaaaggtgAAGCCATGGCACTAAACGAAAAACGCATTTTAGAAAAAGTTAACAGTAGTTTTGTA gtgagCCTGGCCTACGCCTACGAGACGAAGGACGCCCTGTGCCTGGTGCTGACCATCATGAACGGCGGAGACCTCAAGTTCCACATCTACAACATGGGCAACTCGGGCTTCGACGAGCAGCGCGCCATCTTCTACGCCGCCGAGATCTGCTGCGGCCTGGAGGACCTGCACCGCGAGCGGATCGTctacag GGATCTGAAGCCCGAGAACATCCTCCTAGACGACCGCG GCCACATCCGGATCTCCGACCTGGGCCTGGCGGTCCAGATCCCAGACGGGGAAACGATACGGGGGAGAGTGGGAACGGTCGGCTACATGG CTCCGGAGGTGATCCAGAACGAGAGCTACACCTTCAGCCCAGACTGGTGGGGTCTGGGCTGCCTGGTCTTCGAGATGATCCAGGGCCAGTCGCCGTTCCGCAAGCGCAAGGAGCGCGTGAAGCGGGAGGAGGTGGACCGCCGCGTCcgggaggaccaggaggagtaCTCCGACAAGTTCTCCGAGGAGGCCAAGGACATCtgcagacag CTGCTGGCCAAGGACCCGAAGGAGCGCCTCGGGTGCCAGGGGCGCGGGGCGGTGGAGGTGAAGCAGCACCCCATCCTCCGCAACATCAACTTCAAACGGCTGGAGGCCAACATGCTGGACCCGCCCTTCAGCCCGGac CCGCGGGCCGTGTACTGCAAAGACGTGTTGGACATCGAGCAGTTCTCCACGGTGAAAGGCGTCAACATTGACCCCACCGACGATGACTTCTACCACAAGTTTGTGACGGGGAGTGTCTCCATCCCCTGGCAGAACGAG ATGATCGAGATGGAGTGCTTCAAGGAGATCAACGTGTACGAGACGGACGGGACGCTCTGCTCCGACCTGGACGTGAACCAACCCGACCCGCCACCAAAGCGAGGCTTCTTCTACCGCCTTTTCAGAAGACAGGCAAGTGCCGGCGCTCCCGCTGCGTCTGTCCGAGAGGGTGGGGGCTGA